In a genomic window of Glycine max cultivar Williams 82 chromosome 13, Glycine_max_v4.0, whole genome shotgun sequence:
- the LOC100817202 gene encoding glycosyltransferase BC10 produces the protein MKAEKVWRLGSMGDMQILPGSRHRPPMKKPMWIIVLVLFVCVFLICAYIYPPQSSSACYVFSSKGCKGFVDWLPPMPAREYTDEEIASRVVIKDILNSPAIVSKNSKIAFMFLSPGSLPFERLWDKFFQGHEGKFSVYVHASKTKPVHVSRYFVNRDIRSDQVIWGKISMVDAERRLLANALQDTDNQQFVLLSDSCVPLYDFDYIYNYLMYTNISFVDCFKDPGPHGNGRYSDRMLPEVEVKDFRKGAQWFAMKRQHAIIVMADNLYYSKFRSYCQPGLEGKNCIADEHYLPTFFQMVDPGGIANWSLTHVDWSERKWHPKSYRAQDVTYELLKNITSIDVSVHVTSDEKKEVQSWPCLWNGIQKPCYLFARKFTPETMDSLLRLLANYSGP, from the exons ATGAAGGCAGAAAAAGTTTGGCGTTTAGGCAGCATGGGTGATATGCAGATACTGCCTGGGTCTCGCCACCGTCCTCCCATGAAGAAGCCGATGTGGATTATTGTCTTGGTGTTGTTTGTCTGTGTCTTTCTAATCTGTGCTTATATCTACCCACCGCAGAGCAGTTCAGCCTGTTATGTCTTCTCTTCCAAAGGGTGCAAGGGTTTTGTTGATTGGCTTCCGCCTATGCCTGCAAGAGAATACACCGATGAGGAGATTGCTTCGCGTGTTGTGATTAAGGATATTTTAAACTCGCCAGCAATTGTttcaaaaaattctaaaattgccTTCATGTTTTTGTCACCTGGCTCTCTGCCATTTGAAAGATTGTGGGACAAGTTTTTCCAA GGTCACGAAGGGAAGTTCTCTGTTTATGTGCATGCATCCAAGACAAAACCAGTTCATGTGAGCCGTTATTTTGTTAATCGGGATATACGCAGTGACCag GTGATTTGGGGGAAAATTTCTATGGTTGATGCTGAGAGACGACTATTGGCAAATGCTCTTCAAGATACTGACAACCAGCAATTTGTTCTACTGTCTGATAG CTGTGTGCCTCTATATGATTTTGACTATATTTACAACTATCTGATGTATACAAATATCAGCTTTGTAGACTG CTTTAAGGATCCTGGTCCTCATGGCAATGGCAGGTATTCAGATCGCATGCTACCTGAAGTTGAGGTGAAGGACTTTAGAAAGGGTGCACAG TGGTTTGCTATGAAGCGGCAACATGCAATTATAGTCATGGCCGATAAcctttattattcaaaattccGGTCTTACTGCCAG CCTGGTTTGGAGGGGAAGAATTGCATTGCTGATGAACATTACTTGCCGACCTTCTTCCAG ATGGTTGATCCTGGTGGCATTGCAAATTGGTCACTAACTCATGTTGACTGGTCTGAGAGAAAATGGCACCCAAAATCTTACAGGGCTCAGGATGTTACTTACGAGCTTTTGAAGAATATCACA TCCATTGATGTTAGCGTGCACGTAACCAGTGATGAGAAG AAAGAAGTGCAAAGCTGGCCTTGCTTATGGAATGGGATTCAGAAGCCATGTTACCTATTTGCTAGGAAATTCACTCCTGAAACAATGGATAGTTTGTTGCGTCTATTGGCCAATTATTCAGGACCTTGA